CAAGCCCCCAGCGGCGAACCAGCGGAAGGCTGGATGCAGTAAGAGCCCAACCACTGCTGAAGGACTGGCCGAGGAGGCCTGGTGGACATGGCCGACACGACACCGGCACCGCAGGTGTGGCCCACCTTGCGTGCCCACGACGCCCGCGCGCTGATCCGGTTTCTGATCGACGCGTTCGGATTCGAGGAGACTGTGGTCCACGGGGAGGGTGACCGTGTCGACCATGCCCAGCTGTCCTGGCCGGAAGGCGGCGGGATCATGCTTGGCTCGGCGAAGCAGGACGGCGAGGACGACGCCTGGCCGCTGTGCCCCGGAAGCTTCGGCGCCTATGCGGTCACTGCCGACCCCGACAGGTTGTACGCCCGCGCGAAGGCCGCAGGGGCTGAGATCACCTCCGAGCTGCGCGAAACCGACTACGGCTCCAGAGATTTCGCCGCCCTCGATCCCGAAGGCAACCGGTGGTCGTTCGGCACCTATCGCGGGGAGCCCAGCAAGGCCGCGGATCCGAGCTGATCCCGCCATGACACTTTCAGCGCCCGCCCGGCTCCGGTCGATCTGCCTGGCACTCCCGTAGGCGGACGAGCGGCTCAGCCACGGGGAGCCCAGCTGGTTCGCCGCGAAGAAGATGTTCCTCACCCTCTCCGACCACCACCACGACGACCGGCTCGCTTTCTGGTGCGCGGCACCGGCAGGAGTCCAGGAGCACCTCGTCGCCACCGACCCGGTGCACTTCTTCCGCCCGCCCTACGTCGGCCACCGGGGCTGGATCGGCGTCTACCTCGACGTCGCCGTCGACTGGACCGGCGTGAAGGACCTCGTTCTGGACGCCCACTGCCTGGTCGCCCCCGCGCGCCTGACCGCGGCACCAGCGGATGGCGCGCGGACCGGCTGCGAAATGACAGGACGTGGCCACGATCGGTCCGGGACTCTCGATACTCATGGCGCCGATTCGTGACGCCGAGGCTCCCATCAGGTGGCCATTGCGCGCAGCGTGCGCTCGCGGACCGACTGCCAGTTCGGGCCGATAACCGAAGCGGCAACCAAACGGTGGCAGCAGACCTATGGGCTCACCGCCGACGGTGTTGTCGGACCGGCAGTACGCCCTGTCCCAGCTGCCGCACCCGGCCCGGGTCCGTCGCGTCAGGACAACTGCCCTCCATGCCCCAGGCCACGACCGGCTAGATAGCCTCGGCCGCCGCGGCGCTGGGCGAGGACGTCGTCATCGACGGCGAGGCCGTGATCCTGCGGTGTTGGGGCGCCCCCATGGGGCGTTCTGCCACTCCTGCCACGTCTCCCGCGTCCCGTTCCGCTGGGAGACCCTGGTGGGCACCTTCGACATGGCCTTCCTGGGCGGTGTCCTGGGCATCGACGCACAGGACAGGTGGATTAGCCCGAGGCTCGGGCACGC
This portion of the Streptomyces sp. NBC_01750 genome encodes:
- a CDS encoding VOC family protein — encoded protein: MADTTPAPQVWPTLRAHDARALIRFLIDAFGFEETVVHGEGDRVDHAQLSWPEGGGIMLGSAKQDGEDDAWPLCPGSFGAYAVTADPDRLYARAKAAGAEITSELRETDYGSRDFAALDPEGNRWSFGTYRGEPSKAADPS
- a CDS encoding peptidoglycan-binding domain-containing protein; its protein translation is MRSRTDCQFGPITEAATKRWQQTYGLTADGVVGPAVRPVPAAAPGPGPSRQDNCPPCPRPRPAR